Proteins encoded together in one Marispirochaeta sp. window:
- a CDS encoding AarF/ABC1/UbiB kinase family protein, translated as MERFYKNEKPKHVGKLGRYRSIIGKLIAYGFEDFLIRLGLVKGPGIVRKLQHRRGAAVSHKDPMAIRLRYMLEDLGPTFIKLGQILSLRTDILPEDYTAELSQLQTDALPLPSKEIRSEIEWSFKRSIDQVFREFQDEPIASASIAQVHRGVTMEGAEVAIKVRRPGITNLVETDLSILRDLAQLAERYLPSMKIYGPVKIVDEFSRSIKMELDFFHEGRAFDLFRKSFSKEEGIIIPKVYWDYSNSRVLTMEYVHGTTVGEYIEEQHSREERRYYADLGVHYILTQIFKFGFFNADPHPGNFIVTPEGKLSPLDFGMVGFIDRHMKEALFAIFEAFVRRDPNKIVQTFLRMDFIEEETSIHDLRHDLNNLINYYYSIPVSHIRAGKIIEDLSRIIRTFHISLPADLALTFKVILTAEGLGRELDPDYNIIKAAEPFLQQYMFERLRPKERFTDTLDFLTEAGTFARSFPNDASMIMKKLRAGKLKLEVEIKGLDTTTRELDKSFNRLAFSIIIAGLLIGSSFMNQFEGGLKVFGFSIIALGGYFVAGILGLWLIIGIIRSGRI; from the coding sequence GTGGAAAGATTCTACAAAAATGAGAAACCAAAACACGTGGGCAAGCTGGGGCGGTACAGAAGTATAATTGGGAAACTGATTGCTTACGGGTTTGAAGATTTCCTTATCCGGCTTGGTCTGGTCAAAGGACCGGGCATCGTAAGAAAACTCCAGCACCGCCGCGGTGCCGCAGTATCTCACAAGGACCCCATGGCGATCCGGCTGCGCTACATGCTGGAAGATCTGGGCCCTACCTTTATTAAGCTCGGACAGATACTGAGCCTCCGCACAGATATTCTGCCCGAGGATTACACAGCAGAGCTGAGCCAGCTGCAGACCGACGCTTTGCCTCTTCCCTCAAAGGAGATCCGCTCGGAAATTGAGTGGAGTTTTAAGCGCAGTATAGACCAGGTTTTCAGGGAGTTTCAGGATGAACCCATTGCTTCCGCTTCAATTGCACAGGTTCACCGCGGAGTTACCATGGAAGGCGCCGAGGTTGCTATAAAGGTACGGCGCCCGGGAATTACGAACCTGGTGGAGACCGACCTGAGCATCCTGAGGGACCTGGCCCAGCTTGCCGAACGCTACCTGCCCTCCATGAAAATCTACGGCCCGGTAAAAATTGTCGACGAGTTCTCCCGCAGTATTAAAATGGAACTGGACTTTTTCCACGAGGGCAGAGCCTTTGACCTGTTCCGAAAAAGCTTTTCCAAAGAAGAGGGAATCATCATTCCAAAAGTCTATTGGGACTATTCCAACTCCCGGGTCCTTACCATGGAGTATGTTCACGGAACTACCGTGGGAGAATATATTGAAGAGCAGCACAGCAGGGAAGAACGGCGCTATTATGCCGACCTTGGGGTCCATTACATTCTGACCCAGATATTTAAATTCGGTTTCTTTAACGCGGATCCCCATCCCGGTAATTTTATAGTAACGCCGGAGGGAAAACTCTCCCCCCTGGATTTTGGTATGGTCGGCTTTATTGACCGCCATATGAAGGAGGCCCTGTTCGCCATCTTTGAGGCATTTGTACGCAGGGATCCGAACAAGATCGTCCAGACTTTTCTGCGAATGGATTTTATCGAGGAAGAAACATCCATTCACGATCTTCGTCATGATCTGAACAATCTGATTAATTATTATTACAGTATTCCCGTTTCACACATTCGGGCAGGGAAAATCATCGAAGACCTGTCCAGGATTATTCGGACCTTCCACATATCCCTTCCGGCAGATTTAGCCCTTACCTTCAAGGTTATACTTACTGCCGAAGGATTGGGACGCGAACTGGACCCGGATTATAACATCATTAAAGCAGCAGAACCCTTTTTGCAGCAATACATGTTCGAACGACTGCGGCCCAAAGAACGGTTCACGGACACACTGGATTTCCTGACGGAGGCTGGTACCTTTGCCCGCAGTTTTCCCAATGACGCCAGTATGATCATGAAAAAACTCCGGGCGGGCAAGCTGAAACTGGAGGTGGAAATAAAGGGCCTGGATACCACTACCAGAGAACTGGATAAATCCTTCAACCGCCTGGCCTTCAGTATCATAATCGCAGGACTTTTGATTGGGTCTTCCTTCATGAACCAGTTTGAAGGGGGATTAAAGGTCTTCGGATTCTCCATTATCGCCCTTGGAGGTTACTTTGTAGCCGGAATACTGGGGCTCTGGCTTATTATCGGGATTATCCGATCGGGAAGAATATGA
- a CDS encoding phytoene/squalene synthase family protein, whose translation MDQHLQAKKLHRDIFKAGSKTYFNSSLFFPKNVRDEVFILYAFVRVADNYVDSVPQDAEGFARFRESYLRGISGEVTGDPVIDSFVELAELRKFDPRWTEAFFNSMEMDLHKKNYNSLQETLEYIYGSAEVIGLFMARIMGLLPEADHAACLLGRSMQYINFIRDIAEDNSLGRRYLPLEDSGLDSLAEGETRSKPEHFLNFMKQQTRRYKEWQKGAETGYALIPRRYRVPIKTAGDMYTWSAKIIEKDPFIVYQRKVKPSRLRIVSSIAVNILRA comes from the coding sequence ATGGATCAACATCTGCAGGCCAAAAAACTGCACAGGGATATTTTTAAAGCCGGAAGCAAAACCTATTTTAATTCAAGCCTCTTTTTTCCAAAGAATGTACGGGATGAAGTCTTTATCCTCTACGCCTTTGTGCGCGTGGCCGACAATTATGTCGACTCAGTTCCCCAGGATGCGGAGGGCTTTGCGCGTTTCAGGGAAAGCTACCTCCGCGGCATAAGCGGAGAAGTAACGGGTGATCCTGTTATCGACAGTTTTGTGGAACTGGCGGAGTTGCGGAAATTCGATCCCCGCTGGACCGAGGCCTTTTTTAATTCCATGGAAATGGACCTTCACAAGAAGAACTACAACAGTCTCCAGGAAACCCTGGAATACATTTACGGTTCAGCCGAAGTTATAGGCCTCTTCATGGCCCGCATTATGGGATTATTACCGGAGGCTGATCATGCAGCCTGCCTACTGGGACGCTCAATGCAGTATATAAACTTCATCCGCGACATTGCGGAGGATAACAGTCTTGGACGGCGCTATCTTCCCCTTGAGGATAGCGGTCTTGACTCCCTTGCGGAGGGGGAAACCCGGTCGAAACCGGAACACTTTCTTAACTTTATGAAACAGCAGACCAGGCGCTACAAGGAGTGGCAAAAAGGGGCAGAGACCGGTTACGCCCTTATTCCCCGCAGATACCGCGTACCAATCAAGACTGCAGGAGACATGTATACCTGGAGTGCAAAGATCATCGAAAAGGATCCTTTTATTGTTTATCAAAGAAAGGTCAAGCCTTCCCGGCTCCGCATCGTGTCCTCAATTGCCGTCAATATTTTACGGGCTTGA
- the crtI gene encoding phytoene desaturase family protein — MADKVIVIGAGFSGLATAAILAHKGYSVTLLEKNSTTGGRAREWKTGGFTFDMGPSWYLMPEVFDTFFEYLGKKREDYFNLHQLSNYYKVFFENADAVTITSNLEDTKKLFDSFEPLAGLRLQKYLDQAQYKYDIAMKEFLYKEYRSVFQFFNRRIIQEGLKLNLFSDMDSFVAGFFKDTRAQQILEYAMVFLGTSPKDAPALYSIMSHVDLNLGVYYPEGGMAGAVAGFRKLAEDCGAEILTDKNVTGYEYDRDRITAVVCGEKRYPADLVVNSADYHHAESDLLTQQYRRYSPRYWNSRVVAPSMFSIYLGVNRRLNKLEHHNLYFSEDWNHHFDQIFKKPQWPSNPCFYLSCNSKTDTTSAPPGSENVFILVPVAPGLDDNDTRRENYAEEVLTHIEKVTGEDLHSDIAVRRIYSHRDFRADYNAFKGTALGLSHTLFQTAVFRPSHQSAKLKNLFYTGQFTHPGVGVPMTLISGQIVAEEIEKNR; from the coding sequence ATGGCTGATAAAGTGATAGTTATCGGTGCGGGGTTTTCCGGTCTGGCAACGGCCGCTATTCTGGCTCACAAGGGGTACAGTGTTACTCTTCTTGAAAAGAATTCCACTACCGGAGGCCGGGCCAGAGAATGGAAAACCGGTGGCTTTACCTTCGACATGGGACCTTCATGGTATCTGATGCCGGAAGTCTTTGACACCTTCTTTGAATATCTGGGAAAAAAGAGGGAAGATTATTTTAACCTTCATCAGCTTTCCAACTATTACAAGGTCTTTTTTGAGAATGCCGACGCGGTAACCATTACCAGCAATCTGGAAGATACAAAAAAGCTCTTCGACAGCTTCGAACCCCTGGCGGGCCTGCGTCTGCAGAAATACCTGGATCAGGCACAATATAAATACGATATAGCCATGAAGGAGTTTCTCTACAAGGAATACCGTTCGGTGTTCCAGTTCTTTAACCGGCGTATAATCCAGGAAGGGCTTAAACTGAATCTCTTCAGCGACATGGACTCCTTTGTAGCTGGCTTCTTTAAGGATACGAGGGCGCAACAAATTCTTGAATACGCCATGGTATTTCTTGGAACCAGCCCGAAGGACGCGCCGGCGCTCTACTCCATTATGTCCCACGTGGATTTAAACCTGGGAGTCTATTATCCGGAAGGCGGTATGGCCGGAGCTGTCGCGGGTTTCCGCAAGCTGGCAGAGGATTGCGGTGCAGAAATTCTGACGGATAAAAACGTCACCGGTTATGAATACGACCGGGACAGAATTACTGCGGTTGTATGCGGGGAGAAACGCTACCCCGCCGATCTTGTTGTAAACAGTGCCGACTACCATCACGCCGAATCAGACCTGTTAACACAACAATACCGGCGTTACAGTCCCAGATACTGGAACTCCCGGGTTGTGGCCCCCTCAATGTTCAGTATTTATCTGGGAGTTAACCGGCGCTTGAATAAACTTGAGCACCACAACCTCTATTTTTCTGAGGACTGGAACCATCACTTTGATCAAATCTTCAAGAAACCACAGTGGCCGTCCAATCCCTGTTTTTACCTGAGCTGCAATTCAAAGACGGATACTACCTCCGCTCCTCCGGGGAGCGAAAATGTTTTTATCCTTGTCCCCGTGGCGCCCGGTCTGGACGACAATGATACCCGGCGCGAGAATTACGCCGAAGAGGTGCTTACCCATATAGAGAAGGTCACTGGAGAAGACCTGCACAGCGACATAGCAGTGCGCCGTATTTACAGCCACCGGGATTTCCGCGCCGACTATAACGCCTTCAAGGGGACAGCTCTGGGGCTCTCCCATACCCTTTTTCAGACCGCCGTATTCAGACCCTCTCACCAGTCAGCAAAACTCAAAAACCTTTTTTACACCGGTCAGTTTACCCATCCAGGGGTTGGCGTCCCCATGACTTTGATCTCGGGCCAGATAGTTGCAGAGGAAATAGAAAAAAACCGGTGA
- a CDS encoding ATP-dependent 6-phosphofructokinase: protein MNSLNFTAPRLGEAKITSPLKMSTKIGDNMANYVKDDEFILYNIDAKPGKYTFEYTSRDLLEKAGPREKIFFSPGHVHAGIVTCGGLCPGLNNVIRSLVRTLWYSYGIHRISGIRNGYRGFLPQYGIPVMPLDPDIVDDIHTKGGTILGSSRGSADIEAICDSIERMNLNMLFTIGGDGTQHGAYYIAEELERRNQKISIIGIPKTIDNDLSFIQKSFGFETAVSEAVAAVSSAHTEAHDAINGIGLVKVMGRESGFIAANTAMAINDVNFVLIPEIDFDLEGEKGLFAALKRRLELRNHAVILVAEGAGQHYVESEEEKDLSGNKVLGDIGLFLKNAFREYFEKQRMEVNIKYIDPSYMIRSAPANPNDSIYCARLGTHAVHAAMSGRTKTLISMVNNTFVHLPIEIAINKRNTVDPEGPLWRDVIGATHQPMLFKND, encoded by the coding sequence GTGAACTCCCTTAATTTTACTGCTCCCAGGCTTGGAGAAGCAAAGATAACGTCCCCTCTTAAGATGTCTACGAAGATTGGGGACAATATGGCCAACTATGTAAAGGACGACGAGTTTATACTCTATAATATTGATGCCAAACCAGGAAAATATACCTTTGAATATACCTCCAGAGACCTCCTGGAAAAGGCCGGACCACGTGAAAAGATCTTTTTCTCCCCAGGACATGTGCATGCGGGAATCGTGACCTGCGGCGGACTCTGCCCGGGATTGAACAATGTTATACGCTCTCTGGTGCGAACTCTCTGGTACAGCTACGGGATTCACCGAATATCCGGTATACGCAACGGCTACCGTGGTTTTCTGCCCCAGTACGGCATTCCGGTAATGCCCCTTGATCCGGATATAGTCGACGATATTCACACCAAAGGGGGGACAATTCTCGGGTCCTCCCGGGGCAGTGCGGATATCGAGGCTATCTGCGACTCCATCGAGCGAATGAACCTGAACATGCTCTTTACTATCGGGGGAGACGGGACCCAGCACGGGGCTTATTACATTGCCGAGGAGCTGGAACGGCGTAACCAGAAGATTTCCATCATAGGTATTCCCAAGACAATTGACAACGATCTTTCCTTTATCCAGAAATCTTTCGGCTTTGAAACCGCTGTATCGGAAGCAGTGGCCGCCGTATCCAGCGCCCATACGGAAGCCCATGATGCGATAAACGGTATTGGTCTGGTTAAAGTCATGGGACGAGAATCCGGTTTTATTGCCGCTAATACTGCCATGGCGATTAATGATGTAAACTTTGTACTGATTCCGGAGATTGATTTTGATCTTGAGGGAGAAAAGGGGCTTTTCGCGGCCCTGAAGCGTCGCCTGGAACTGAGAAACCATGCGGTTATTCTTGTGGCCGAAGGGGCGGGGCAGCATTACGTGGAGTCAGAGGAGGAGAAGGATCTTTCCGGCAACAAGGTTCTTGGGGATATCGGTCTCTTTTTAAAGAATGCCTTTCGGGAATACTTTGAAAAACAGCGTATGGAGGTCAATATCAAGTATATTGATCCCAGCTATATGATCCGCTCCGCCCCGGCCAATCCCAACGATTCTATCTACTGCGCCCGTCTGGGAACACACGCCGTTCATGCCGCAATGTCAGGAAGGACCAAGACCCTGATAAGTATGGTGAATAACACCTTTGTGCATCTTCCCATTGAGATCGCCATAAACAAGCGCAATACCGTAGATCCGGAAGGTCCCCTGTGGCGGGATGTAATCGGCGCTACCCACCAGCCGATGCTGTTCAAGAACGACTGA
- a CDS encoding lycopene cyclase domain-containing protein: MDYTQWVMLLTALAFLVLWLLQPLLLRSLHFWTAISISYLAFAIVNGILTAVPVVIYSQEANSGIRLGSIPLEDFFYSFALLSLNFSLFRLFLDGGARSFPEDGCVAGPGGKGSTRTPATAYRFLDRNG, translated from the coding sequence CTGGATTATACACAATGGGTTATGCTTCTTACGGCCCTTGCCTTCCTTGTATTATGGCTTCTTCAGCCCCTGCTGCTGCGCAGTCTCCACTTCTGGACGGCCATCAGTATCAGCTATCTTGCCTTTGCCATTGTAAACGGAATACTTACGGCTGTTCCGGTGGTTATCTATTCTCAGGAAGCAAACTCAGGGATTCGCCTTGGATCGATTCCCCTGGAAGATTTCTTCTACAGCTTTGCCCTCCTGAGTCTCAATTTCTCCCTTTTTCGCCTTTTCCTCGATGGAGGCGCCCGTTCCTTTCCTGAGGACGGCTGTGTTGCAGGACCGGGAGGTAAAGGTTCAACCAGAACCCCGGCAACGGCGTATCGGTTCCTGGACCGGAATGGCTGA
- the crtI gene encoding phytoene desaturase family protein: MRKKAIVAGAGLGGIAAAGRLAAAGFSVDVFEQAACPGGKAGSELIGAYRFDTGPSLLTMPFVFDEWFSALGMRRSESLGFVALSPITRYFFSDGSRLQSYSERELLLEEIRANTRENPDRLDNYLAACERIYTTAGNIFLRHSLHETETYRSREFLRALPRLPFIGALTSMDAINRRYFKDPKIVQLFNRYATYNGSSPYKTPGTMTLIPHVEYNLGTFGVEGGIYSIPRSMVAAAQESGVNFYFSSPVEKILTEGDNVTGVRVGGERITSPIVISNADVLSTYEKLLALPRAKEAERYRRLEPSSSGIVFYWGLGRSFSQLGLHNIFFASDYPAEFRWIFGKGEIPEDLTIYINITSKLSTSDAPEGGENWFVLINAPADRGQDWLAIKEKIRGKVLAILSSRLGTDILPLIEAEGSLTPPEIESRTSSTHGSLYGIASNSISAAFRRHRNRSRHPGGLYFCGGSAHPGGGMPLVVLSGTIAAELVIRDWSRL; this comes from the coding sequence ATGAGAAAGAAGGCCATTGTAGCAGGAGCTGGCCTGGGGGGAATTGCAGCCGCGGGACGTCTGGCCGCTGCGGGTTTCAGCGTGGATGTCTTCGAACAGGCCGCCTGTCCCGGAGGCAAAGCGGGCAGTGAGCTTATCGGTGCTTACCGTTTTGATACCGGACCGAGCCTTCTTACCATGCCCTTTGTATTCGATGAATGGTTCTCCGCCTTGGGTATGCGGCGCTCCGAGTCCCTGGGATTCGTAGCTCTCTCTCCCATAACCCGCTACTTTTTCAGTGACGGGAGCCGCCTGCAGAGCTACAGCGAACGGGAGCTTCTGTTGGAAGAGATTCGGGCAAACACCAGAGAGAACCCGGACCGCCTTGATAATTATCTTGCCGCCTGCGAAAGGATTTACACAACAGCAGGAAATATCTTTCTTCGTCACAGTCTGCATGAGACAGAAACCTACCGCTCCCGGGAATTCCTGCGTGCCCTTCCGAGACTCCCCTTTATCGGCGCCCTGACAAGCATGGATGCGATCAACCGCCGCTATTTCAAGGACCCGAAGATCGTTCAGCTCTTCAACCGCTACGCGACCTACAATGGATCAAGCCCCTACAAAACACCGGGGACCATGACCTTGATCCCCCATGTAGAGTACAATCTGGGGACCTTTGGCGTTGAGGGAGGAATATATTCAATCCCCCGGAGCATGGTCGCTGCAGCTCAGGAAAGTGGGGTGAATTTTTACTTTTCCAGCCCCGTCGAGAAAATCCTCACAGAAGGGGACAACGTCACCGGTGTTCGGGTGGGCGGAGAAAGGATTACATCCCCAATAGTAATCAGCAATGCCGATGTCTTAAGCACCTACGAAAAACTTCTCGCTTTGCCCCGGGCAAAAGAGGCAGAGCGCTATCGCCGTCTGGAACCCTCATCCTCCGGGATTGTGTTCTACTGGGGCCTGGGGCGCAGCTTTTCACAGCTGGGCCTGCACAACATCTTTTTCGCCTCGGATTACCCGGCGGAATTCCGCTGGATATTCGGTAAAGGCGAAATCCCTGAAGATCTGACAATCTACATCAACATAACATCAAAACTCAGTACCTCAGACGCCCCTGAAGGCGGGGAAAACTGGTTTGTACTGATAAATGCTCCGGCCGATCGCGGTCAGGACTGGCTGGCCATCAAGGAGAAAATACGAGGCAAGGTACTTGCCATCCTCTCTTCACGGCTGGGGACGGATATTCTCCCCCTCATTGAAGCAGAGGGAAGCCTTACACCTCCTGAGATCGAATCCCGGACATCAAGCACCCATGGAAGTCTCTACGGCATTGCGTCAAACAGCATCTCCGCTGCCTTCCGCCGACACCGTAACAGGAGCCGTCACCCCGGGGGTCTCTACTTCTGCGGCGGAAGCGCCCACCCCGGAGGAGGAATGCCTCTGGTCGTTCTTTCAGGGACCATCGCAGCAGAACTCGTAATCAGGGACTGGAGCCGTTTATGA
- a CDS encoding exonuclease SbcCD subunit D C-terminal domain-containing protein translates to MKLLHTSDLHLGHRLFDRSRLEEQRLFLDWLVDLTRSEAPDLLIIAGDVFDTGTPPNAALELYYDFLYRVSRTSCRGTVVTGGNHDSVSTLNAPRQLLNRFRVHVVGGAMSSEEELFVLKDEKDRPLACIGCVPFLRERDIRQPRAGESLDERDAAITAGLREHYRAVSQAASVFSQVPFIVTGHLLAAGGGTSSSERDLYVGSLGQVDASVFPSSADYCALGHLHRGRIVGGHEHIRYSGSPLALDFGDETQKSVVLAEFDARRLSSLEQFPVPVFRRLVSLSGSLPEILWNLDDVAGHGEELTPWLDISVTDQVPEAQERIDEASATLSLEILRVRYTRNGVGEDSWEGADLHLNELSPLEVFKRRCESRGEEADDELLRAYQELLVIAEENLTAGMEEEEL, encoded by the coding sequence GTGAAACTACTGCATACCTCGGATCTGCATCTTGGGCACCGGCTTTTTGACCGCAGCCGCCTGGAAGAGCAGCGGCTGTTCCTTGACTGGCTCGTGGATCTGACCCGGTCCGAAGCTCCTGACCTGCTAATCATTGCTGGGGATGTTTTTGATACTGGAACTCCCCCAAACGCTGCCCTGGAGCTCTATTACGATTTTTTATATCGGGTCTCCCGTACTTCCTGCCGCGGCACTGTGGTGACAGGGGGGAACCACGACTCAGTCTCTACCCTGAACGCTCCCCGTCAACTTCTGAATCGCTTTCGTGTCCATGTAGTTGGGGGCGCCATGTCTTCTGAGGAGGAACTTTTTGTTCTGAAGGATGAAAAGGACCGCCCCCTGGCATGTATCGGATGCGTTCCTTTTTTGCGGGAACGGGACATCCGGCAGCCCCGGGCCGGTGAAAGCCTCGATGAGCGGGACGCCGCTATTACAGCAGGACTCCGGGAACACTATCGCGCTGTTTCCCAGGCTGCTTCTGTCTTCAGTCAGGTCCCTTTTATTGTGACCGGGCATCTTCTGGCTGCAGGCGGCGGTACCTCTTCCTCCGAACGTGACCTGTATGTGGGCAGTCTTGGTCAGGTTGATGCTTCTGTTTTTCCTTCATCGGCAGATTACTGTGCTCTTGGTCATCTTCACCGCGGCCGGATAGTGGGCGGCCATGAACACATCCGCTACAGCGGTTCCCCCCTGGCCCTTGATTTTGGGGATGAAACCCAAAAGAGTGTTGTCCTGGCGGAGTTTGATGCCCGCAGGCTCAGCTCTCTTGAGCAGTTTCCCGTTCCCGTTTTCCGGCGTCTTGTCTCTCTTTCCGGATCCCTGCCTGAAATACTGTGGAACCTGGACGATGTAGCCGGCCATGGTGAAGAACTCACCCCGTGGCTCGACATAAGCGTGACTGACCAGGTCCCGGAGGCTCAGGAGAGAATCGACGAAGCTTCCGCGACTCTCAGCCTTGAGATTCTCCGGGTACGCTATACGAGAAACGGAGTCGGGGAAGATTCCTGGGAGGGGGCGGATCTCCATTTGAACGAGCTTTCTCCTCTGGAGGTATTTAAGCGCCGTTGTGAATCCCGCGGCGAGGAAGCTGACGATGAATTACTCCGGGCGTATCAGGAGCTGCTGGTAATTGCTGAAGAGAACCTGACTGCGGGAATGGAGGAGGAAGAATTATGA
- a CDS encoding carotenoid biosynthesis protein: protein MSFHKVIMDYRIAGLVIAVFYAVGIAGHIYPPTLPLMIRLTPWVLLLFGLLVILQVNPGPPGRAAIWIVCTYLFTFSMEALGVATGNVFGDYRYGSSLGFQLFEVPLVIGFNWTIIVLAISGEVYHVVRSPLLGALLTGGGAVLFDWVMEPAAISLVYWHWEQGVIPLQNYLAWFAIAALCSWSFHRLRIHSASRLGALYVLIQLVFFIVLRITGTQFP from the coding sequence ATGAGTTTTCACAAAGTAATCATGGACTATCGCATCGCAGGACTTGTTATCGCTGTCTTCTACGCGGTCGGCATCGCGGGGCACATCTATCCGCCGACTCTGCCCTTGATGATCCGCCTGACTCCCTGGGTGCTTCTGTTGTTTGGACTTCTGGTTATACTTCAAGTAAATCCCGGACCGCCCGGGCGGGCGGCTATCTGGATAGTCTGCACCTATCTGTTCACCTTTTCCATGGAAGCCCTGGGTGTTGCCACCGGTAATGTTTTCGGCGACTACCGCTACGGTTCAAGTCTTGGGTTCCAGCTCTTTGAGGTACCCCTGGTAATCGGTTTCAACTGGACGATAATTGTCCTGGCCATCTCCGGGGAGGTGTACCACGTTGTCCGAAGCCCCCTGTTGGGTGCTCTGCTTACTGGTGGAGGAGCGGTTCTGTTTGACTGGGTCATGGAGCCTGCGGCGATCTCCCTGGTCTACTGGCATTGGGAACAGGGGGTAATTCCGCTGCAGAATTACCTTGCCTGGTTCGCAATTGCCGCTCTGTGCTCCTGGAGTTTTCACAGGCTCCGCATACACAGCGCTTCGCGCCTGGGGGCCCTCTACGTCCTGATACAGCTGGTCTTTTTTATTGTTCTGCGGATAACAGGGACTCAATTTCCGTAA